The following proteins are co-located in the Polystyrenella longa genome:
- a CDS encoding tetratricopeptide repeat protein yields MTDTNIDAKRKIAADCFKKGSQALESQSWDYAIEMLKTSVKMVPENLFYRQTLRGAEKRKYDDNKKGKRLAGLSITKLKTQIKGKRMRSDWAAMDQLAEDGLALNPWDSSLNASLGEAAAKRGYEDVAEFAYRQALEMDSNSRDLLVGLADVYEERGKFNEAAEIWNKIQRLNPLDSEARMKANQLSADSTMDRGGYNKAENTQDVKQPNAYDVDRPVKQQIPEQVSGPGEDEEADFRRAIRKNPEDRQAYLKLTGFLREQKRYIDAYNELKGVADKFEEDTVFKEISEDVELESRMEEIELSRNAVEANKDDRKLVKRLQTLQKEYVLREIEILKGRISQNPKDLGLKFRLAKRYMKFKKWSEAIPLLQQASTDQRHQAEILVHLGKCYHADGRKELALRQFEKALPLIDQHERPQMFVEAHYFCGRMCEDASKYELAENHYLEVLGVDYDYKDARERLDKLSGMEDKSESE; encoded by the coding sequence ATGACAGATACCAACATTGACGCGAAACGCAAAATTGCGGCTGACTGCTTCAAAAAGGGATCCCAGGCCCTGGAATCGCAGAGCTGGGATTATGCCATAGAAATGTTAAAGACGTCCGTGAAAATGGTCCCGGAGAATCTTTTCTATCGGCAGACCTTGCGCGGAGCAGAGAAACGGAAATACGACGATAATAAAAAAGGAAAACGTCTGGCAGGCCTGTCGATTACCAAATTGAAAACCCAAATCAAGGGTAAGCGAATGCGGTCGGACTGGGCCGCAATGGATCAATTGGCCGAAGATGGACTGGCGTTGAATCCGTGGGACTCCAGTTTAAATGCATCACTCGGCGAAGCTGCCGCGAAACGAGGCTACGAAGACGTCGCCGAATTTGCTTACCGGCAGGCGTTAGAGATGGACTCGAACAGCCGTGACTTACTCGTCGGTCTGGCAGACGTTTATGAGGAACGCGGGAAGTTCAACGAAGCGGCTGAAATCTGGAACAAAATCCAGCGGCTCAATCCGCTCGACAGTGAAGCCCGAATGAAGGCCAATCAGCTTTCGGCTGATTCCACGATGGATCGAGGTGGATACAACAAAGCCGAGAATACCCAGGACGTGAAACAACCAAACGCTTACGACGTCGATCGTCCGGTTAAGCAGCAGATTCCCGAACAGGTATCCGGCCCCGGCGAGGACGAAGAGGCTGACTTTCGCAGAGCAATCCGCAAAAATCCAGAAGATCGGCAGGCTTATCTCAAACTCACCGGTTTCCTGCGGGAACAGAAGCGGTATATCGATGCTTACAATGAATTAAAAGGTGTGGCTGACAAATTCGAAGAGGATACCGTCTTCAAGGAAATATCCGAAGATGTCGAACTCGAAAGCCGCATGGAAGAAATTGAATTGTCGCGAAATGCGGTCGAAGCCAACAAGGATGATCGCAAACTGGTGAAACGATTGCAGACATTGCAAAAAGAGTACGTGCTGCGAGAGATCGAAATCCTAAAAGGACGAATTTCACAAAACCCGAAAGACCTCGGTTTGAAATTCCGACTGGCAAAACGGTATATGAAGTTCAAAAAATGGTCGGAAGCCATTCCTCTGTTGCAGCAGGCAAGCACAGACCAGCGGCACCAGGCGGAAATCCTCGTGCATCTTGGCAAATGCTATCACGCCGATGGCAGGAAGGAGCTTGCTTTGCGACAGTTTGAAAAAGCATTACCTCTGATTGACCAACATGAGAGGCCCCAAATGTTCGTAGAGGCCCATTACTTCTGTGGCCGTATGTGCGAAGACGCGAGCAAATATGAACTGGCCGAAAATCATTATCTGGAAGTGCTCGGGGTCGACTACGACTACAAGGATGCCCGGGAGCGGCTCGATAAACTGAGTGGAATGGAAGACAAGTCCGAATCGGAGTGA
- a CDS encoding sigma-54-dependent transcriptional regulator: MNNQPVILIVEDEEIIRTTMAEFLTGEGYQVVEAGTCNEAVRQAASHHINVAICDVQLPDGDGIDLMRRLQQYNPDTLVLIITAYATVENAVEAFKRGAFDYLVKPVLFEDLVHKLERLFQYRNLYLENQNLRRELSRRDKIEEIVGSSKALLDVQETLRKAAVTNSNVLLVGESGSGKELFARSMHAMGPKKEEKFVPFNCSIRPVETLEAQLFGAKAGTATGAQTDVAGILETIGEGTIFLSEITQLPLATQSQLLRAIEYKEITPLGGTKTIPFHARIIAATTKDLEKEVKEGTLQEDLFYRFDGCKIIIPPLRERLDDVPELVEHFITKHSLAMGKRVNGASSETIRMLMSAQWRGNVRQLDNAVERAVMMCEGMQIEVNDLPPDLLGINQPLPDTDDLRSALRHYEKLHIARVLRQCPDKREAAKRLKLGLSSLYRKIEELGVEI, encoded by the coding sequence GTGAATAATCAACCCGTCATTCTGATCGTGGAAGATGAAGAAATCATCCGTACTACCATGGCCGAATTCCTGACCGGCGAAGGCTATCAGGTGGTGGAAGCGGGAACCTGCAACGAGGCAGTCCGCCAGGCGGCGAGCCACCATATCAACGTCGCCATCTGCGATGTGCAATTGCCCGATGGAGATGGCATCGACCTGATGCGTCGCCTGCAGCAGTACAATCCCGATACGCTGGTTCTCATTATCACCGCCTATGCCACCGTCGAAAACGCGGTCGAAGCCTTCAAACGGGGCGCCTTTGACTACCTGGTCAAACCTGTTCTCTTTGAAGATCTGGTTCACAAACTGGAACGACTTTTCCAGTATCGGAACCTCTATCTTGAAAACCAGAACCTCCGCCGCGAACTTTCCCGCCGCGACAAGATCGAAGAGATCGTCGGCTCCAGCAAAGCGCTGCTCGATGTTCAGGAGACCCTCCGTAAAGCGGCCGTCACCAATTCCAACGTCCTGCTTGTCGGTGAAAGTGGTTCGGGCAAAGAACTCTTCGCCCGGTCCATGCACGCGATGGGTCCCAAGAAAGAGGAAAAATTCGTCCCCTTCAACTGCTCCATCCGTCCGGTGGAAACACTCGAAGCGCAACTCTTCGGAGCGAAAGCAGGAACCGCCACCGGCGCCCAGACCGATGTCGCTGGCATTCTCGAAACGATCGGTGAAGGCACGATCTTCCTTTCCGAAATCACTCAACTCCCGCTCGCCACTCAGTCGCAACTGCTGCGCGCGATTGAATACAAAGAGATCACCCCGCTGGGTGGAACTAAGACCATTCCGTTCCATGCACGCATTATTGCGGCAACGACGAAGGATCTTGAGAAGGAAGTCAAAGAAGGGACCTTGCAGGAAGACCTCTTCTATCGGTTCGATGGTTGCAAGATCATCATTCCGCCACTACGGGAACGGTTGGACGATGTCCCCGAGCTGGTCGAGCATTTCATTACCAAACATTCGCTCGCCATGGGCAAACGAGTCAATGGTGCCAGCAGTGAAACGATCCGCATGCTGATGTCGGCTCAATGGCGAGGCAACGTGCGGCAACTCGATAACGCCGTCGAACGGGCCGTGATGATGTGCGAAGGAATGCAGATCGAAGTGAACGATCTCCCACCCGACCTCCTCGGCATCAACCAACCCCTCCCCGACACCGACGACCTCCGCAGTGCCCTGCGCCACTATGAAAAACTCCACATCGCCCGAGTCCTCCGCCAATGCCCCGACAAACGCGAAGCGGCCAAACGATTGAAACTGGGATTGTCGAGCTTGTACCGAAAGATTGAGGAACTGGGTGTTGAGATTTGA
- a CDS encoding prenyltransferase/squalene oxidase repeat-containing protein yields the protein MKEQLNNWIDKLLSDSDLTREEFLWGTMIVALLCASTHLLTMLITRWGDSRATSKSWVFSALLHVGCVVGLIVFSPPVDHSTRVDARSEPIQIQGLIFEEPPLDSKPSELWERVKPTELNEVVRSEQPERNPLERPEPDRTHEENVLKLEELVERLQTEPEAADPTVPEGVDSGRVEELAEAFLPDELIPELLPQEEINQPSNETRTREETLNRTDTPAAAIERLSSSQPATEQQPVVLSRELNTLDVIENPQALLRDTSVNEVRSRSDRPDLVEPEGPASDNSVAVTDTEGPVEFSRTRRGDEGAAAAMSLDRQNPNAVNRTLGKEGSLLARTPNTLSDSAIPQPQLQSPAPVELKAIAPQPKNYQLRNLAKRREIAQKNGGTEESEQAVERSLAWLAKVQNPQGYWDADRYGAGQVGVDEAGVDRQYAGKQSDTGLTSLAVLAFLGAGYTHEEGQYEKNVEKALRWLVSQQREDGYLGGNARAFEMMYCHGMATYALAEAYGMRQELDAKSWLREPIEKGAQYVISQQNPKDGGWRYLLGQPGDMSLFGWQLMALKSAEISGIAIPQDVKVRMVRFLKDRSLGENQGLAGYVKGQPPADSMTAEALFCKQMLGINRTNPACIEAVDHMLMNLPSRNNYNLYYWYYGTLAMYQHGGQSWETWNGSLRDRIVSEQRRTGDFAGSWEPRSVWSPYGGRIYSTTLSTLCLEVYYRFLPLYRMQEELDEPAARPGE from the coding sequence TTGAAAGAGCAACTGAACAACTGGATCGACAAACTACTGTCCGATTCGGATCTCACCCGGGAAGAGTTTCTCTGGGGGACCATGATCGTCGCACTGTTGTGCGCCTCGACGCATCTGCTCACCATGCTGATTACCCGCTGGGGTGATTCTCGCGCTACTTCCAAATCGTGGGTCTTTTCCGCGCTGTTACACGTAGGCTGCGTCGTGGGATTGATCGTCTTTAGTCCGCCTGTCGATCACTCTACCCGAGTGGATGCCCGTTCGGAACCGATTCAGATCCAGGGGCTGATATTTGAAGAACCTCCACTCGATTCCAAGCCGAGCGAATTGTGGGAACGGGTCAAACCGACCGAGTTAAACGAAGTCGTCCGCTCGGAACAACCCGAGCGGAACCCGCTCGAACGGCCAGAGCCGGATCGGACGCATGAAGAAAACGTCCTTAAGCTGGAAGAACTGGTCGAGCGACTGCAGACCGAGCCCGAGGCGGCCGATCCGACTGTCCCCGAAGGAGTCGACTCGGGACGAGTCGAAGAATTGGCCGAGGCCTTTCTGCCGGATGAACTCATTCCGGAACTGTTACCTCAGGAAGAGATCAATCAACCTTCCAATGAAACCCGCACACGAGAAGAGACATTAAACCGGACTGATACTCCGGCAGCAGCGATTGAACGTCTTTCGAGTTCGCAGCCAGCTACCGAGCAACAACCGGTGGTCCTCAGTCGGGAACTGAATACGCTCGACGTGATCGAAAATCCGCAAGCACTATTGCGAGATACTTCCGTGAATGAAGTTCGTTCCCGATCGGATCGCCCTGATCTGGTCGAGCCGGAAGGTCCGGCGAGTGATAACTCGGTCGCCGTGACCGACACGGAAGGGCCTGTTGAATTCAGCCGTACCCGGCGCGGTGACGAAGGTGCTGCTGCCGCCATGAGTCTCGACCGGCAGAATCCGAATGCCGTCAATCGAACGCTCGGAAAAGAAGGAAGCTTACTCGCCCGGACACCGAACACGTTATCCGATTCGGCAATACCTCAGCCCCAATTGCAAAGCCCGGCCCCGGTTGAGCTGAAGGCGATTGCTCCGCAACCGAAGAACTATCAGTTGCGAAACCTGGCCAAACGTCGTGAGATCGCCCAGAAGAATGGAGGCACGGAAGAGTCCGAACAGGCTGTTGAACGCAGCTTGGCGTGGCTTGCGAAAGTCCAGAATCCGCAGGGTTACTGGGATGCCGATCGTTACGGAGCCGGGCAGGTGGGTGTCGATGAAGCGGGCGTAGATCGTCAATACGCGGGCAAGCAGTCGGATACCGGTTTAACCTCGCTGGCAGTCCTCGCTTTCCTAGGTGCAGGTTACACACATGAAGAAGGCCAGTACGAGAAAAACGTAGAGAAGGCACTCCGCTGGCTTGTCTCACAGCAGCGCGAAGATGGTTATCTGGGTGGAAACGCCCGCGCCTTTGAGATGATGTACTGCCACGGTATGGCGACTTATGCTCTGGCCGAAGCTTACGGAATGCGACAGGAGTTGGATGCGAAATCCTGGTTGCGTGAACCGATCGAAAAAGGGGCTCAATATGTCATTTCTCAACAGAACCCGAAAGATGGTGGCTGGCGATATTTGCTAGGTCAGCCTGGTGATATGAGCCTGTTCGGTTGGCAATTGATGGCGTTGAAGAGTGCTGAAATCTCAGGAATCGCCATTCCGCAAGACGTGAAAGTTCGGATGGTTCGTTTTTTGAAAGATCGGAGCCTGGGAGAGAATCAAGGGTTGGCCGGTTATGTCAAAGGCCAGCCGCCAGCCGATTCGATGACGGCTGAAGCACTCTTTTGCAAACAGATGCTGGGCATCAATCGAACCAACCCGGCCTGTATTGAAGCAGTCGATCATATGTTGATGAACTTGCCCAGTCGGAACAACTACAACTTGTACTATTGGTACTATGGAACGTTGGCGATGTACCAACATGGTGGTCAGTCGTGGGAAACCTGGAATGGCAGCCTGCGGGACCGGATCGTTTCCGAACAACGCCGCACGGGAGACTTTGCCGGTAGCTGGGAACCTCGTTCCGTCTGGTCTCCGTACGGGGGCCGCATCTACTCTACCACCCTCAGCACGCTCTGCCTCGAAGTTTATTACCGCTTTCTTCCGCTATATCGCATGCAGGAAGAACTGGATGAGCCCGCCGCGCGTCCGGGGGAGTGA
- a CDS encoding SMP-30/gluconolactonase/LRE family protein, with translation MARVFSCTCLLNLIFLEAGCVNAAEPIEGIGPVGEIKELYTDFAFTEGPASDGKGNLYFTDIPNNRINKIDDKGMLTIFLEPSGHCNGLMFNQQGTLFACSMDGSLISINPESKEVTILASEYESKRFNAPNDLVLDKTGGIYFTDPRFRAPDPWPQGVEAVYYRAADGTVTRLIEDRAAPNGVILSPDESKLYVIPSKETTMFVYPVESPGKLGAAAPFCELAQPEDITKRGGGDGLTIDANGNLYITSALGLQVFSPEGTHLGTIELPQQPANATFAGPENKTLHVTARTSFYTVEMQVPGHVFTGKVSE, from the coding sequence ATGGCGAGAGTTTTCAGCTGCACATGCCTCCTGAATCTAATTTTTCTGGAAGCGGGCTGTGTTAACGCAGCCGAACCGATCGAGGGAATCGGTCCCGTAGGTGAAATAAAGGAGCTTTATACGGATTTCGCATTTACCGAAGGCCCTGCCTCCGATGGTAAAGGAAATCTCTACTTTACGGACATCCCCAACAATCGGATCAACAAGATCGACGACAAAGGGATGCTCACGATTTTCCTGGAACCCTCGGGCCACTGTAACGGTCTCATGTTCAACCAACAGGGAACCCTGTTTGCCTGCTCGATGGACGGAAGTCTGATTTCAATTAATCCGGAATCCAAAGAAGTCACGATCCTCGCGAGTGAGTACGAAAGCAAACGGTTCAACGCCCCGAATGATCTGGTTCTCGACAAGACCGGCGGCATCTACTTCACCGACCCTCGTTTTCGTGCTCCCGACCCTTGGCCACAGGGTGTGGAAGCAGTTTACTATCGCGCAGCAGACGGAACCGTCACTCGGCTGATCGAAGATCGCGCCGCTCCTAACGGCGTTATCCTTTCTCCCGATGAATCCAAGCTGTACGTCATCCCTTCCAAAGAGACAACCATGTTTGTCTACCCGGTCGAATCGCCCGGCAAGTTGGGAGCAGCAGCCCCCTTCTGCGAATTGGCACAACCGGAAGACATTACCAAACGGGGTGGTGGCGATGGCCTGACGATCGATGCCAATGGAAATCTCTACATTACATCAGCCCTGGGGCTGCAAGTCTTTTCTCCCGAGGGAACCCATCTGGGAACGATCGAACTCCCCCAGCAGCCAGCCAACGCGACCTTCGCCGGTCCAGAAAACAAGACCTTACACGTTACCGCAAGGACTTCGTTCTACACTGTGGAGATGCAAGTTCCGGGACATGTCTTCACCGGCAAAGTCAGTGAGTAA
- a CDS encoding sensor histidine kinase: MSRELREETLHWELAAETITVRIRWFGLAAGCVLVNFIGRDTNQLILNGILAFGALFAVFDTWWSYQGKVFLGRFPLFVSLMEAIYIGLLCSYDHGLESPFRFYYFMSLLVCAFRYSSNVIYATLGLHVLSCIFVAIAASQRPGNDEVGLALMVVLLSWVTVASKALASLVKGASRRLAQLNSELQENQALLEQRIFERTQALQESQAFLVQQEKHAAFGLLAAGIAHEVGNPLAAISSLVQMLSRRDQDKYTQERLHMVDDQLRRIHRTLQELVDFSRPASQDKKRSDIHEIIDAALNIAKYYKRKKGKRIVTRYAKGLPPLFVARDQVVQVLLNLILNAMDATEEGQMIEITTSLESGWLKVAVTDDGVGIPHEKQESLFQAYYTTKPTGTGLGLFVCRHIMENMGGKIELTRSDESQTTFTIYLTDDTIREQNDILPEETRIETKEVNPT, translated from the coding sequence TTGTCCCGCGAACTGCGAGAAGAAACGCTGCACTGGGAACTCGCGGCCGAAACGATCACCGTCCGCATTCGCTGGTTCGGCCTGGCCGCGGGGTGTGTGCTGGTTAACTTCATCGGGCGCGATACGAACCAACTGATCCTGAACGGAATTCTCGCTTTCGGAGCTCTCTTCGCCGTTTTCGATACCTGGTGGAGTTATCAGGGCAAAGTCTTCCTCGGCCGGTTTCCCCTGTTCGTCTCGTTAATGGAGGCGATCTACATCGGGCTTCTGTGCAGTTACGACCATGGTCTCGAAAGCCCGTTTCGCTTCTATTACTTCATGTCGCTGCTCGTCTGCGCCTTTCGCTATTCTTCGAATGTGATTTACGCCACCCTCGGTTTACACGTGCTCAGTTGCATTTTCGTCGCTATCGCCGCGTCGCAGCGACCTGGTAACGATGAAGTCGGTCTCGCGCTCATGGTCGTTCTACTCAGTTGGGTGACGGTCGCCAGTAAAGCACTCGCCAGCCTGGTCAAAGGAGCCAGCCGCCGACTCGCGCAGCTCAACAGCGAACTTCAGGAGAACCAGGCGCTTCTCGAACAACGTATTTTCGAACGAACCCAGGCGCTGCAGGAATCGCAGGCCTTTCTGGTTCAACAGGAAAAACATGCCGCGTTTGGTTTACTCGCCGCGGGCATTGCCCACGAAGTCGGGAACCCACTCGCCGCGATCAGTTCGCTGGTGCAGATGCTCTCGCGCCGCGATCAGGACAAGTACACGCAGGAACGACTGCACATGGTGGACGACCAGCTCCGCCGGATTCATCGCACGCTCCAGGAACTCGTCGACTTCAGCCGCCCCGCCTCGCAGGACAAAAAGAGGTCCGACATTCACGAGATCATCGACGCCGCGCTGAACATCGCCAAGTATTACAAACGCAAAAAAGGAAAACGAATCGTCACCCGTTACGCCAAAGGGTTACCCCCCTTATTCGTCGCGCGGGACCAGGTGGTGCAAGTCCTGTTGAATCTCATCCTCAATGCGATGGACGCCACTGAAGAAGGCCAGATGATCGAGATCACCACCTCGCTCGAATCGGGCTGGCTGAAGGTGGCGGTCACCGACGACGGTGTCGGCATTCCCCACGAAAAACAAGAGTCCCTGTTCCAGGCCTATTACACGACTAAACCCACCGGTACAGGTCTGGGACTGTTTGTCTGTCGGCACATCATGGAGAACATGGGGGGCAAAATCGAATTGACCCGCTCCGATGAATCGCAGACTACCTTTACTATTTATCTGACCGATGACACAATCCGGGAACAGAACGATATTCTGCCCGAAGAGACCCGGATCGAAACGAAGGAAGTCAACCCGACGTGA
- a CDS encoding ExbD/TolR family protein: MPLKTEQVEEPSLNLTPMIDIVFLLIIFFMVGTQFTEQERLFELNMPQVSAAPPLTSLPDDMVINIHQDGRMIISGVEYSLPDLEQKLKEARLNYDDQGVVIRHDADGIHQNLMHVLSACHSAQIRNISIAGQLQGEKDR; this comes from the coding sequence ATGCCTCTGAAGACCGAACAAGTAGAAGAACCCAGCCTCAATCTGACCCCGATGATCGACATCGTGTTTCTGTTGATTATCTTTTTTATGGTGGGAACCCAGTTCACCGAACAGGAACGACTGTTCGAGCTGAACATGCCGCAGGTTTCTGCGGCTCCCCCCTTAACAAGTCTGCCCGATGATATGGTGATTAACATTCACCAGGATGGGCGAATGATTATCTCGGGTGTGGAATACAGTCTGCCGGATTTGGAGCAGAAACTGAAAGAGGCGAGGTTGAACTACGATGACCAGGGAGTGGTCATTCGACACGATGCTGACGGAATCCATCAAAACCTGATGCACGTTCTGTCGGCATGCCATTCTGCACAGATTCGCAACATCTCCATTGCGGGCCAATTGCAGGGCGAGAAGGATCGTTGA
- a CDS encoding glucose-1-phosphate adenylyltransferase, with protein sequence MRSMVGLILGGGKGTRLFPLTEYRSKPAVPLAGKFRLIDIPVSNCLNSGVSRIYLLTQFNSVSLHRHIRDTYKFDRFNGGFVEILAAQQTMEGADWYQGTADAVRKNLRYLEQPGIEHVLILSGDQLYRMDYREMLKTHVDASADVTIAALPVDREDAQGFGIMRLDDTGRVKGFLEKPQTDEDLEMVWTEPKWLDDHGIPSRGRGHLASMGIYLFNRDVLVELLKNSDYQDFGKEIFPMAMRTHHVQVHPFDGYWEDIGTIKSFYEANLALASRNPPFQLMRQDAPIYTEARQLPSSRFEKSEISNSLIADGCTIEEGVVIQNSVIGVRCHIEKSVVIKDSIIMGNDFYPTDKENRCEDEHPMHIGEGAVIEGAIVDKNCQIGAGAKILRDNIKEENYDNGKVTVRDGIVLVRKGTVIPPGWTNS encoded by the coding sequence ATGCGATCAATGGTAGGCCTGATTCTGGGCGGGGGTAAGGGAACCCGTCTCTTTCCGTTAACGGAGTACCGCTCCAAGCCCGCAGTACCGCTGGCCGGAAAGTTTCGATTGATCGATATCCCGGTCTCCAACTGCTTGAACAGTGGTGTCAGCCGCATCTATCTGCTCACTCAATTCAATTCAGTGAGCTTGCATCGCCATATTCGCGATACTTATAAATTCGACCGATTCAACGGTGGTTTTGTAGAGATTCTGGCCGCACAGCAAACGATGGAGGGAGCCGACTGGTATCAGGGAACGGCCGACGCCGTTCGCAAGAATCTGCGTTACCTGGAGCAACCGGGGATCGAACACGTCTTGATTCTCTCCGGTGACCAACTGTATCGAATGGACTACCGGGAAATGTTGAAGACGCACGTTGATGCGTCGGCCGATGTCACGATTGCCGCGCTGCCGGTTGACCGAGAGGACGCGCAGGGATTCGGCATTATGCGACTGGATGATACTGGTCGTGTAAAAGGCTTCCTGGAAAAACCTCAGACCGACGAAGATCTGGAAATGGTTTGGACGGAACCGAAATGGCTCGATGATCATGGTATTCCGAGTCGAGGCCGCGGTCACTTGGCGAGCATGGGGATCTATCTCTTCAATCGAGATGTGCTCGTGGAATTACTCAAAAACAGCGACTATCAGGACTTCGGTAAAGAAATCTTCCCGATGGCGATGCGGACGCACCATGTGCAGGTTCACCCGTTCGACGGTTACTGGGAAGACATTGGAACGATTAAGTCGTTCTACGAAGCCAACCTGGCGCTTGCCTCCCGAAATCCCCCATTCCAGTTGATGCGGCAGGATGCACCGATCTATACCGAAGCGCGACAATTGCCGTCGTCCCGGTTTGAAAAGTCGGAAATCTCAAACAGCCTGATTGCCGATGGATGTACGATTGAAGAAGGGGTTGTGATTCAAAACAGCGTGATTGGGGTCCGTTGCCATATTGAGAAATCGGTCGTAATCAAAGACTCGATCATTATGGGAAATGACTTCTATCCCACTGACAAGGAAAACCGTTGTGAGGACGAGCACCCAATGCATATTGGCGAAGGGGCCGTCATTGAAGGGGCCATTGTCGATAAGAACTGCCAAATCGGTGCTGGAGCCAAGATTCTCCGCGATAACATCAAAGAGGAAAACTACGACAACGGAAAAGTGACCGTCCGCGATGGCATCGTCCTCGTTCGCAAAGGGACCGTCATTCCTCCCGGCTGGACAAACTCCTGA
- the eat gene encoding ethanolamine permease, giving the protein MSQPEKKSAVRYDHVDENYLSERQLKKHAGWILLWALGVGAVISGNYGGWNLGLSVGGFGGLAIATILMAIMYLCMVFTIAELSAALPHAGGFFSFTRNAFGPTGGYLCGLTDTIEYVLTPAVIVYYISGYMQQIPLFTEIPQYVWWLLFYAFFVVINIVGVELTFRVGLVVTMIAIAVLLFFYACVPFSDSFAIEKLHNIPPVEGVAGANEWMPFGWQGIFASLPFAIWFYLAIEQLPLSAEESHDVVNDMPKALIWGIVTLLVLSLLTLVLNTGVGGGAAAIGVSEAPLADGFEAIFGTGVGQTVLIVISLTGLIASFHAIIYAYGRVLFALSRAGYFPRWISITGERKTPFVALILGAMIGLFCTGLIEYTKPPGGKESIVGAALLSMAVFGAVISYALVMLSYIKLRYSRPNMPRPYKSPLGIPGAVVGLILSLIALAATFADEGYRFAIWGTAAFVVVGMIYFLCYSRYHLVAQAPEEEDALIAEAEEELV; this is encoded by the coding sequence ATGTCTCAACCGGAGAAGAAAAGTGCGGTCCGTTACGATCATGTCGATGAAAATTATCTTTCAGAACGACAATTAAAAAAGCATGCCGGTTGGATTTTGCTGTGGGCGTTAGGCGTCGGGGCAGTGATCTCGGGGAACTACGGTGGTTGGAACCTGGGTTTGTCCGTGGGTGGTTTCGGTGGACTGGCGATTGCGACCATTCTGATGGCAATCATGTATCTCTGCATGGTCTTCACCATTGCCGAACTCTCCGCCGCGCTGCCGCATGCCGGCGGGTTCTTTTCTTTTACTCGTAATGCTTTCGGCCCGACGGGAGGTTACCTGTGTGGATTGACCGACACGATTGAGTACGTGCTGACCCCCGCCGTGATTGTCTATTACATCAGCGGGTACATGCAGCAAATTCCCTTGTTCACCGAGATACCGCAGTACGTCTGGTGGTTACTCTTTTATGCCTTCTTTGTAGTGATCAACATCGTGGGGGTGGAGCTGACGTTCCGTGTCGGTCTGGTCGTCACGATGATCGCCATCGCGGTATTGCTCTTCTTCTATGCCTGCGTTCCGTTTAGCGACAGCTTTGCAATCGAAAAACTACACAACATTCCACCAGTCGAGGGAGTCGCAGGGGCGAACGAATGGATGCCGTTTGGTTGGCAGGGAATCTTCGCCAGCCTGCCGTTTGCAATCTGGTTTTACCTGGCGATTGAACAGTTACCTCTCTCCGCGGAAGAATCGCACGACGTCGTTAACGACATGCCCAAGGCGTTGATCTGGGGGATCGTCACCTTGCTTGTTCTGTCGCTGCTCACCTTGGTATTGAACACCGGAGTCGGGGGCGGTGCCGCCGCGATTGGAGTCTCCGAGGCCCCGCTGGCCGACGGCTTTGAGGCGATCTTCGGTACCGGCGTTGGTCAGACGGTGCTGATTGTGATTTCACTCACCGGGTTGATTGCCAGTTTTCACGCGATCATCTATGCCTACGGACGAGTGTTGTTCGCACTCTCCCGTGCGGGTTACTTCCCCCGCTGGATTTCAATCACGGGCGAACGGAAGACTCCCTTCGTCGCACTCATTCTCGGGGCGATGATCGGTTTGTTTTGCACCGGATTGATTGAATACACGAAGCCCCCTGGCGGAAAAGAGTCGATTGTCGGAGCCGCACTCTTGAGCATGGCCGTCTTCGGAGCCGTCATTTCTTATGCACTCGTCATGCTCAGTTACATCAAACTTCGCTACAGTCGCCCTAACATGCCCCGACCGTACAAAAGTCCGCTTGGTATTCCGGGAGCCGTCGTTGGTTTGATTCTTTCTTTGATTGCTCTCGCCGCGACGTTCGCCGACGAGGGATACCGCTTTGCAATCTGGGGAACAGCCGCATTTGTCGTCGTCGGCATGATCTACTTCCTCTGCTACAGCCGCTACCACCTGGTCGCCCAAGCCCCCGAAGAAGAGGACGCCCTGATTGCCGAAGCGGAGGAAGAGTTGGTGTGA